A region of Caloranaerobacter sp. TR13 DNA encodes the following proteins:
- a CDS encoding flavin reductase family protein, which yields MYRDIAYYEYSKEMLKQLPKGAFLTVKHEDKINTMTIGWGNIGFIWNKPIFTVAVRYSRYTYELLEKAKEFTISVPLNKDLKKELAFCGTKSGRDFDKFKECNLSCENGKVLSTPIVGDCELHYECRVVYQQAMEPALVDGDIKQNFYPNQNYHILYYGEIVACYIKE from the coding sequence ATGTATAGAGATATTGCTTATTACGAATATTCAAAAGAGATGCTTAAGCAACTACCAAAAGGAGCTTTTTTAACTGTTAAACACGAAGATAAGATTAATACAATGACTATAGGTTGGGGAAATATCGGATTTATTTGGAATAAACCAATTTTCACTGTAGCTGTTCGTTATTCAAGATATACATATGAGCTTTTAGAAAAAGCAAAAGAGTTTACAATAAGTGTTCCATTAAATAAAGATTTGAAAAAAGAGTTAGCTTTCTGTGGTACAAAATCAGGAAGAGATTTTGATAAATTTAAAGAGTGTAATTTATCATGTGAAAATGGTAAAGTTTTATCAACTCCTATTGTTGGAGATTGTGAATTACATTATGAATGTAGAGTGGTCTATCAACAGGCTATGGAACCAGCACTAGTTGATGGGGATATAAAACAGAATTTTTATCCAAATCAAAACTATCATATTTTATACTACGGTGAAATAGTTGCTTGTTACATAAAAGAATAA